The Clostridium sporogenes genome contains a region encoding:
- a CDS encoding non-ribosomal peptide synthetase, which translates to MNKEFEKLIFSVKEEIASLLGIAVEDIEDNNSPIALGIDSLTLMRLAIKLKKMSIDITFAELIELKTFKEWWEVISAKEQKIEKTQEYLDVDESLFRLAPMQNAYVLGRSPGQPLGGVAAHFYEEFDGIGIDPTYLENAINQVISRHSMLRLSVSQDGYGKILEKSPWKKLKINDFKTCSKEEAQIELLKIREKLSGTQLDIEKGEVLDISLSLLPKNDLHNNPTRLHINLEMVAADAMSLRIIMRDLARSYQKGENTLKPLNYSFPRYLIDKKEIMNTKEAEVLYQQDKKYWNEKIDTLPTPISFKGNNEKSNPITRRRAFWLDKKQYEQFEKNAQKQEITPAMAFAAAFAETISAYSDQDSFILNIPLFNRESIHPEVDELVGDFTSSILASWRGGNNKKSSFIERAKYFQEEFHSDAAHARYTGIDLLRELTRRRGERVFASVVYTSAIGLGELFSEEVVKSFGKPTWIISQGPQVELDAQVTQVDGGILVNWDAREDIISPKLLDGMFEGFQRMITTLAHSEEAWNEQFVQVMPKNQIGLRESINIKAMCSPKDRGIHETFFREALKRGEDLAVCWSENQNKSGSISHRTLAKKALSMAGSLVSLGVKKGDRVVVSLPKGSNQVISVLAILAAGGVYVPISTSEPEKRRQKIIDSVKAKVIIDSYSFLPNVEPLKELVPVSGSDSAYILFTSGSTGEPKGVEVSHAAALNTILALNRVFEVGKNDRSLAISALEFDLSVYDIFGLLEAGGSVVFPKAEDVKNGEAWLNLIETHKITLLNCAPILLDILLEATDKNKKYKNLKKVLLGGDRIPGDVYTRVREVFGPCRIAGLGGTTETAIHSTIFEIKEPLPSGSSVPYGWPLDGVQCRIVDFLGRDCPDGIAGELWIGGNSVAKGYINDSKLTEKNFLSYKGIRWYKTGDRVRYLPEACIEFLGRIDNQIKIKGQRVEIGEIENALEGDYGVSRAMATCINLGSSYKIVAAISPVFKQNHNSKKIFSLPSNQESVEDGLQHKVVNSFIKYLLSNKSQYNDTPIQLLWKQWLKKQKDEVIEKWPMDLEGGTWIEPIVQRLSEKENDIWAISQGEIDPLCLLEDKVLSPGSLLNALPDTENTLRALSSVISNISKNNNGTVKILELGSMGGVLEKRLIELNSKEIIEWGVFDKSKEKVELTCKTIGNISSGIVVKNGLIEEEKHNVYDMVIALGTLHTMNENIATAIRSASIMCKKEAPILVMEMPVLPPLGLISAALLENGFVSKDSISKGYNNYMKDKVIWRKILEKNHVTGIVDGDIGKFSIIAGLLPESKANIAHIRSHIKKVLPEVMHPSKIFITPEIELNKNGKIDRKKISYTLSNSLESIKDESRGNLPKAGTTEEVIAEIWKELLSVGKVYLGDDFFSLGGDSLIATRFVFRARQMGYKDASLSILFAHPKLKDFSERLQPTEIINKEEIKFLSNEKYRYLPFPCTAVQRAYLVGRRSDFILGGVGTHVYNEFDSECLDISRLERAINILVNRHEMLRTIFNDEGTQKILSYVPKYSVVELSDNMSKEEAIKKLRKEMSHQAFDAKKWPLFDVQVAHYVDEEQVVRTRLGISLDNIVADGLSMMIILSELSSLYENPLIDLNLEYGTTGVSFRDYVLATMPNKVSLDKSREYWKKRVKTLPAPPDLPLCANPEDLSAPTFVRRQMVVTKDELRNLEEKGKSEGVTIPIIFLAAYCEALATWSGQAAVSVTVTLFDRLNLHPDINHIVGDFTTLLIAGYKADLFESWSSVLRTLQKQLWSDLDYRNLPISEVLRFMANEESTPATSIPVVFTGAIGVSEKYSMVDQASYGKRAFTLSQTPQIWMDLQIREIDQGVEVALDAVDEIFLPGVLDGLFETIRSTIKILSQNSWENVVSSSYENIRLQEYRSWKSIKKEEGKTLHGPLFKNANIFPNKTALIFGDKKISYGELRDYSLEIAGKLFNKGIRKNDPVVISLPRGIDQIAVVLGILAVGGVYIPISVNQPEERKKQIIKDVKPCAVIDSMEFLKESGSLLSSPVDILDDSSAYIIYTSGSTGKSKGVEISHGAARNTIDEVIRKWNISKLDVVLNVASLDFDLSVFDIFGLLAVGGSIVLIEEQNYRDPEKWANLISLHNVSIWNSAPALLEMLTTVTTEEKKWDTLRLALVSGDWIPLELPKRWYEISNPYKSIFVALGGATEASIWSNFFEVKEVSNKWNSIPYGNPLKGQKYRIVDQRGKDCPPWVTGELWIGGYGLAKGYVNSYELTSKKFIVDDCGMRWYKTGDLGRFWEDGTIEFLGRKDTQIKIRGHRIELGEIESHLKLHPHIEEAVVVPCGDRYHKVLNAFYSGKKLSDDELNKYLSSYLSNHSIPNSYHYIEDIPLTVNGKVNRRALELIAEEKIISKHNTIVEAKTDTEKILVSLWKEILETDIYDCDANLFFLGADSLSATRFIERLRRQHGISLPLKDVFSNPTVRGLAEIINQYSNEDTSVHMEEGVL; encoded by the coding sequence ATGAATAAAGAATTTGAAAAACTTATTTTTAGTGTAAAAGAAGAAATTGCCTCACTTTTAGGAATTGCAGTAGAAGATATAGAAGACAATAATTCACCTATAGCATTAGGAATTGATTCTCTTACATTAATGCGTCTTGCTATTAAATTGAAGAAAATGTCAATTGATATTACATTTGCAGAGCTTATTGAATTAAAAACTTTCAAAGAATGGTGGGAGGTTATTTCTGCAAAAGAACAAAAAATAGAAAAAACCCAAGAATACTTGGATGTTGATGAAAGCTTATTTAGGCTAGCACCAATGCAAAATGCATATGTTCTTGGTCGTTCACCTGGACAACCTCTTGGTGGTGTAGCAGCACATTTTTATGAAGAGTTTGATGGAATAGGTATTGATCCGACTTATTTGGAAAATGCCATTAATCAAGTAATATCTCGTCATAGTATGTTAAGATTGTCTGTATCTCAAGATGGTTATGGAAAAATTTTAGAAAAAAGTCCTTGGAAAAAATTAAAAATCAATGATTTTAAGACATGTTCAAAAGAAGAGGCTCAGATTGAACTTCTTAAAATAAGGGAGAAACTTTCTGGAACTCAACTTGATATTGAGAAAGGAGAAGTTTTAGATATATCCTTATCTCTTCTTCCTAAAAATGACTTACATAATAATCCTACAAGATTACACATAAACTTGGAGATGGTTGCTGCAGATGCAATGTCTTTACGTATTATTATGAGAGATTTAGCTCGGTCATACCAAAAGGGAGAAAATACTCTTAAACCTTTAAACTATAGCTTCCCTCGTTATCTTATAGATAAAAAAGAAATAATGAATACTAAGGAAGCTGAAGTTTTATATCAACAGGATAAAAAATATTGGAACGAAAAAATTGATACATTACCTACTCCTATTTCTTTTAAGGGAAATAACGAAAAATCAAATCCTATTACTCGACGTAGAGCATTTTGGCTTGATAAAAAACAATATGAACAGTTTGAAAAAAATGCACAGAAACAAGAAATAACACCGGCTATGGCTTTTGCGGCTGCCTTTGCTGAGACTATAAGTGCATATTCTGATCAAGATTCATTTATACTTAATATTCCTTTATTCAACAGAGAGAGTATTCATCCTGAAGTGGATGAATTAGTAGGAGATTTTACTTCATCAATTCTTGCAAGTTGGAGAGGTGGAAATAATAAGAAATCTAGCTTTATAGAAAGGGCAAAATATTTTCAAGAGGAATTTCACTCTGATGCTGCACATGCTAGATACACAGGTATTGATCTTTTAAGAGAATTGACTCGTAGAAGAGGAGAACGTGTTTTTGCTTCAGTTGTATATACAAGTGCAATAGGACTGGGAGAACTTTTTTCTGAAGAAGTAGTAAAAAGTTTTGGAAAGCCTACATGGATAATATCCCAGGGTCCACAAGTTGAATTGGATGCACAAGTTACTCAAGTTGATGGAGGTATACTAGTTAATTGGGATGCGAGAGAGGATATTATATCACCTAAGTTGCTTGATGGAATGTTTGAAGGGTTTCAAAGGATGATTACCACATTAGCTCATAGTGAAGAAGCATGGAATGAGCAATTTGTTCAAGTGATGCCTAAGAATCAGATTGGACTTAGAGAAAGCATTAATATTAAAGCTATGTGTTCTCCCAAAGACCGAGGTATTCATGAAACTTTTTTCAGGGAAGCTTTGAAAAGAGGCGAGGATTTGGCGGTTTGCTGGAGTGAAAATCAAAATAAATCTGGATCTATTTCCCACAGAACACTTGCTAAAAAAGCTCTTTCTATGGCAGGTAGTCTTGTTAGCTTAGGTGTTAAAAAGGGCGATCGAGTAGTGGTTTCTTTACCTAAGGGATCTAACCAGGTGATTAGTGTATTAGCAATTTTAGCAGCGGGTGGAGTCTATGTTCCTATTAGTACTTCTGAACCAGAGAAAAGACGCCAAAAGATTATTGATAGTGTAAAAGCAAAAGTAATAATAGATTCATATTCATTTTTGCCTAATGTAGAACCCCTAAAGGAGCTAGTACCAGTATCAGGTTCTGATTCAGCTTATATATTGTTCACTTCTGGATCTACAGGGGAACCAAAAGGTGTGGAAGTTAGTCATGCAGCAGCATTAAACACAATACTGGCACTCAATAGAGTTTTTGAGGTAGGAAAGAATGATAGAAGTCTAGCTATATCAGCATTGGAATTTGACCTTTCTGTATATGATATTTTTGGACTTTTAGAGGCAGGAGGATCAGTAGTTTTTCCAAAAGCTGAAGATGTAAAAAATGGAGAGGCTTGGCTTAATTTAATTGAAACTCATAAAATTACACTCTTAAATTGTGCTCCTATATTATTAGATATATTATTAGAAGCTACTGATAAGAATAAAAAGTATAAAAATTTGAAAAAAGTGCTTCTTGGAGGAGATAGGATTCCAGGTGATGTTTACACTCGCGTTAGAGAGGTATTTGGACCATGTAGAATTGCTGGATTAGGTGGTACTACAGAAACAGCAATTCATTCAACGATTTTTGAAATTAAAGAACCATTACCTTCTGGAAGCTCTGTGCCATATGGTTGGCCATTAGATGGTGTTCAGTGCCGAATAGTAGATTTTTTAGGAAGAGATTGTCCAGATGGTATTGCTGGTGAGCTTTGGATTGGTGGTAATAGTGTTGCAAAAGGATATATAAATGATTCAAAACTTACTGAAAAAAATTTTTTGTCATACAAAGGGATAAGATGGTATAAGACTGGGGACAGAGTAAGATATTTGCCTGAAGCATGCATAGAATTTTTGGGACGTATTGATAATCAGATAAAAATTAAGGGACAACGAGTTGAAATAGGTGAAATTGAAAATGCACTTGAAGGAGATTATGGAGTTTCAAGAGCTATGGCTACTTGTATAAATCTAGGATCATCTTATAAAATTGTTGCAGCTATATCTCCAGTTTTTAAACAAAATCATAATTCAAAAAAAATATTTTCACTACCTTCAAATCAAGAAAGTGTAGAGGATGGATTACAGCATAAAGTTGTTAATTCATTTATCAAGTACTTACTTTCTAATAAAAGTCAATACAATGATACCCCGATACAGCTTCTTTGGAAACAATGGCTTAAAAAGCAAAAAGATGAAGTGATAGAAAAATGGCCAATGGATTTAGAAGGAGGTACATGGATAGAACCTATTGTACAAAGACTTTCAGAAAAAGAAAATGATATATGGGCAATATCACAAGGAGAAATTGATCCTCTTTGTTTATTAGAAGACAAGGTATTATCACCAGGCTCTCTTTTAAATGCTTTACCTGATACAGAAAATACTTTAAGGGCTCTTAGCTCTGTAATAAGTAATATTTCTAAAAATAATAATGGCACTGTTAAAATTTTAGAACTTGGTTCTATGGGAGGAGTTTTAGAAAAACGATTAATTGAACTTAATTCTAAAGAAATTATTGAATGGGGTGTATTTGATAAATCTAAAGAAAAGGTGGAACTTACTTGTAAAACAATAGGAAATATATCTTCCGGGATAGTAGTAAAAAACGGTCTTATAGAAGAAGAGAAGCACAATGTATATGATATGGTGATAGCTTTAGGAACATTGCATACAATGAATGAAAATATAGCTACTGCAATTAGGAGTGCTTCAATAATGTGTAAAAAAGAAGCACCTATTTTGGTTATGGAAATGCCAGTGCTTCCACCATTAGGATTAATTTCTGCTGCACTTTTAGAAAATGGATTTGTGTCTAAAGATAGCATTAGTAAAGGTTATAACAACTATATGAAAGATAAAGTTATTTGGAGAAAAATTTTAGAGAAAAATCATGTTACGGGAATTGTAGACGGAGATATAGGGAAGTTTTCTATAATTGCAGGGTTACTTCCTGAAAGTAAGGCTAATATTGCACATATTCGATCTCATATAAAAAAGGTTCTTCCAGAAGTTATGCATCCTTCAAAAATATTTATTACTCCTGAAATAGAATTAAATAAGAATGGAAAAATAGATCGCAAAAAAATATCATATACACTAAGTAACTCATTAGAATCTATTAAAGATGAGTCTAGAGGAAATCTTCCTAAAGCAGGTACAACAGAAGAAGTTATAGCAGAAATATGGAAAGAGCTGCTTTCAGTTGGAAAAGTATATCTAGGAGATGATTTCTTTTCTCTTGGAGGAGATTCTTTAATAGCAACACGTTTTGTATTTCGTGCTCGTCAGATGGGATATAAAGATGCATCATTATCTATTTTGTTTGCCCATCCAAAGTTAAAGGATTTTTCAGAAAGACTCCAACCAACAGAGATTATAAATAAAGAAGAAATAAAATTTTTGTCTAATGAGAAATATAGATATTTGCCTTTTCCATGTACTGCTGTACAAAGAGCTTACCTGGTTGGACGTAGATCTGATTTTATTTTAGGTGGTGTGGGAACCCATGTATACAACGAATTTGATTCAGAGTGCTTAGATATTTCTAGACTGGAACGTGCTATAAATATACTTGTTAATAGACATGAAATGTTAAGAACTATATTTAATGATGAAGGAACACAGAAAATTCTTTCTTATGTACCTAAGTATTCAGTAGTGGAATTGTCTGACAATATGTCTAAAGAAGAGGCTATTAAGAAATTACGTAAAGAAATGTCTCATCAAGCATTTGATGCTAAGAAATGGCCACTTTTTGATGTTCAAGTTGCCCATTATGTGGATGAAGAACAGGTAGTTAGAACACGTCTTGGAATCAGTTTAGATAATATAGTGGCAGATGGTTTAAGCATGATGATTATTCTTTCTGAATTAAGCAGTTTGTATGAGAATCCATTAATAGACTTAAATTTGGAATATGGTACAACTGGGGTTTCTTTCAGAGATTATGTTCTTGCAACTATGCCCAATAAGGTATCTTTGGATAAATCAAGAGAATATTGGAAGAAAAGAGTAAAAACACTTCCAGCTCCACCAGATTTACCATTGTGTGCAAATCCTGAAGATTTAAGTGCACCAACATTTGTGCGTAGACAAATGGTTGTTACAAAAGATGAGCTGAGAAATTTAGAGGAGAAGGGGAAATCAGAAGGAGTTACTATTCCAATTATTTTTCTTGCAGCCTACTGTGAAGCACTAGCAACTTGGTCTGGACAAGCAGCTGTTTCTGTTACAGTTACACTTTTTGATCGTTTAAATCTTCACCCAGATATAAATCATATAGTTGGTGATTTCACTACATTATTAATTGCTGGATATAAAGCAGATTTATTTGAAAGCTGGTCTAGTGTACTAAGAACTTTACAAAAACAGTTATGGTCAGATCTTGATTATAGAAATTTACCTATATCCGAGGTGCTAAGATTCATGGCTAATGAAGAATCTACTCCTGCTACTTCAATTCCTGTAGTATTTACAGGAGCAATAGGTGTTTCTGAAAAATATAGTATGGTAGATCAAGCATCTTATGGAAAGAGAGCCTTTACTCTTTCTCAAACACCACAGATATGGATGGATCTTCAAATAAGGGAAATAGATCAAGGTGTTGAAGTTGCATTAGATGCTGTAGATGAAATATTTTTACCAGGAGTACTAGATGGGCTATTTGAAACAATTAGATCAACTATAAAAATTCTTTCCCAAAATAGCTGGGAAAATGTTGTTAGTAGTTCTTATGAAAATATTCGGTTACAGGAATATAGAAGTTGGAAATCAATAAAGAAAGAGGAAGGAAAAACCCTCCATGGTCCTTTATTTAAAAATGCTAATATATTCCCTAATAAAACTGCGCTTATATTTGGTGACAAAAAAATTTCCTATGGAGAACTAAGGGATTATTCCCTTGAAATTGCAGGAAAGCTTTTTAATAAAGGTATCCGTAAAAATGATCCTGTTGTGATTTCCCTACCACGTGGCATTGATCAAATAGCAGTAGTTTTAGGAATTCTTGCTGTAGGTGGTGTTTATATTCCTATTTCTGTAAATCAGCCAGAGGAACGTAAAAAGCAAATAATAAAAGATGTAAAACCATGCGCTGTGATAGATTCAATGGAATTTTTAAAAGAAAGTGGTAGTTTACTATCTTCACCAGTTGATATTTTAGATGATTCTTCAGCTTATATTATTTATACTTCAGGATCAACTGGAAAATCAAAAGGGGTGGAAATTAGTCATGGAGCAGCTAGAAATACAATTGATGAGGTTATTAGAAAGTGGAATATTTCTAAGTTAGATGTTGTTTTAAATGTAGCATCTTTAGATTTTGATTTATCAGTCTTTGATATTTTTGGACTTCTTGCTGTTGGGGGTTCTATTGTTTTAATTGAAGAGCAGAATTATCGTGATCCTGAAAAGTGGGCTAATCTTATATCCCTTCATAATGTAAGTATATGGAACAGTGCTCCAGCTCTTCTAGAAATGTTAACTACGGTTACAACAGAAGAAAAAAAATGGGATACTTTAAGACTTGCACTTGTTTCTGGAGATTGGATACCTCTTGAACTTCCTAAGAGATGGTATGAGATAAGTAATCCTTATAAATCTATTTTTGTAGCTCTTGGAGGAGCAACAGAAGCTTCTATTTGGTCTAACTTTTTTGAAGTTAAAGAGGTTTCTAATAAGTGGAATTCTATTCCTTACGGAAATCCATTAAAAGGACAAAAATATCGTATTGTTGATCAACGAGGTAAAGATTGTCCTCCTTGGGTTACAGGTGAATTATGGATTGGAGGATATGGACTAGCAAAAGGATATGTAAATTCATATGAGTTGACTTCAAAAAAATTTATAGTTGATGATTGTGGTATGCGTTGGTATAAAACTGGAGATTTAGGACGTTTTTGGGAAGATGGAACTATAGAATTTTTGGGAAGAAAAGATACACAGATAAAAATAAGAGGACACAGAATTGAATTGGGAGAAATAGAGTCTCACTTAAAATTACATCCACATATCGAAGAAGCTGTAGTTGTTCCGTGTGGGGATAGATATCATAAAGTTTTGAATGCCTTTTATTCAGGGAAGAAACTTTCTGATGATGAACTAAATAAGTATTTATCATCATATTTATCAAACCATAGTATTCCTAATTCTTATCATTACATTGAGGATATTCCTCTTACTGTAAATGGAAAAGTTAATCGTAGAGCTCTTGAACTTATTGCTGAAGAAAAAATAATATCAAAACATAATACAATTGTAGAAGCAAAGACTGATACAGAGAAAATCCTTGTTTCTTTATGGAAAGAGATACTTGAAACAGATATTTATGATTGTGATGCTAATTTATTCTTTTTAGGTGCTGATAGCCTTTCTGCAACAAGATTTATTGAAAGATTACGAAGACAACATGGAATTTCATTGCCTTTAAAAGACGTTTTTTCTAATCCAACAGTACGTGGGTTAGCTGAAATTATAAATCAGTATTCTAATGAAGATACAAGTGTTCATATGGAAGAAGGTGTATTATGA
- a CDS encoding alpha/beta hydrolase family protein, which produces MSANGCEWKMIKKDIEISLSEKEVILGEFDYPVGKGPWNTVILFHGSGPSDRHATVKIGDKIISQNFDILTEKLVKAGFAVFRYDKRGSFFIDKIISDARVVVKYVSSLKEVNNLFFYGWSQGVQVATAMAKEFSKVKGMILHAGIAEGWSSYFSYILEELVVCKLKQLDKDNDGVLQIKDFESFVPAPTSVSFALYLMVLKVLEHGKIGFNKAIDPKVTGKFSIEEDWIPLAKAIVRDPTLLKEFTTEAPSENWYGILEDIKEISVPMLVIQGECDGWVSPRDSNKIAKAGGKLAELCVISGFGHSLSPTMSPLDDVGGIIDDKPLEKMQQWLLKISEKAI; this is translated from the coding sequence GTGAGTGCAAATGGTTGTGAATGGAAAATGATTAAAAAAGATATTGAAATTTCTCTTTCTGAAAAAGAAGTTATTTTAGGCGAGTTTGATTATCCTGTTGGCAAAGGCCCTTGGAATACAGTAATTCTTTTTCATGGATCAGGACCTTCTGATAGGCATGCTACTGTAAAAATTGGAGATAAAATAATATCTCAAAATTTTGATATATTAACTGAAAAACTTGTAAAAGCAGGATTTGCTGTTTTTCGTTACGATAAGCGAGGAAGCTTTTTCATAGATAAAATTATCTCTGATGCAAGGGTTGTAGTTAAATATGTGTCTTCTCTTAAAGAAGTTAATAATCTTTTTTTCTACGGATGGAGTCAAGGGGTTCAAGTAGCAACTGCAATGGCAAAAGAGTTTTCAAAGGTTAAAGGTATGATTTTACATGCGGGTATTGCTGAAGGATGGAGTTCATATTTTTCTTATATTTTGGAAGAATTGGTGGTTTGTAAGCTTAAACAATTAGATAAAGATAATGATGGTGTTTTACAGATTAAAGATTTTGAAAGTTTTGTGCCAGCGCCTACATCTGTTTCGTTTGCATTATATCTTATGGTACTGAAGGTTTTAGAACATGGAAAGATAGGATTTAATAAGGCTATTGATCCTAAAGTAACAGGAAAATTTAGCATAGAAGAAGATTGGATTCCTTTAGCTAAAGCTATAGTAAGGGATCCTACACTATTAAAAGAATTTACAACAGAAGCTCCATCTGAAAATTGGTATGGAATTTTAGAAGATATAAAGGAAATATCAGTACCTATGTTAGTTATTCAAGGAGAGTGTGATGGATGGGTTTCTCCCAGAGATTCAAATAAAATAGCTAAAGCAGGAGGAAAGCTTGCAGAACTTTGTGTAATTTCAGGTTTTGGCCATTCTTTATCTCCAACAATGTCCCCATTAGATGATGTAGGAGGAATTATAGATGATAAACCTTTAGAAAAGATGCAACAGTGGTTGTTGAAAATTTCAGAAAAGGCTATCTGA
- a CDS encoding (2,3-dihydroxybenzoyl)adenylate synthase: MDNNLKIKLEKYYDKHAWRKITLGQALVNWSKKYKDTIAISDNGKEFSYEQLNEEANKFAYGFKEQGFKKGDKVVLQIPNSWEFVAISFAFFKLGVIPIMALPAHRETELKGIFKTSEAIAYIIKDRYLGFNYREMARNLSKQLPTLDKVFVIGDSEEFISFENIKKENTSEFNDKNIGYKEVGLLLLSGGTTGIPKLIPRRHTDYLYVAEKAAKKCKLTSSSVYLAALPMAHNFPLGCPGVLGTLSVGGKVVICRNTSPDEIIPLIEKEQVTITGLVPAMASMCMEFLEYDDAYDLSTLKVLQIGGSVLDPSIAEKIQKTFGCKLQQIFGIAEGLICCTDLEDSDETIYHNQGKPISEYDEVLIVDENEKEVNEEEFGELIVKGPYTIYGYYNLPEVNKICISEKGYFKTGDKARKMKDGNYQIVGRLKELINRAGEKIMPSEIEELLLKHKDIKEVQVVGVKDIKLGERICVFILEDEKKLSLKDIRTFLSDLGTATYKLADQLLYIKNWPLTSVGKIDKNKLKIIGMNENKN, translated from the coding sequence ATGGATAATAATTTAAAGATCAAACTAGAAAAATACTATGATAAACATGCTTGGAGAAAAATTACATTAGGACAAGCTCTAGTAAATTGGTCAAAAAAATATAAAGATACTATTGCAATATCAGACAATGGAAAAGAATTTTCGTATGAACAATTAAATGAAGAAGCAAATAAATTTGCTTATGGATTTAAAGAACAAGGATTTAAAAAAGGGGACAAAGTAGTATTGCAAATACCCAATAGCTGGGAATTTGTTGCGATTTCTTTTGCTTTTTTTAAGTTGGGAGTTATACCTATTATGGCTTTACCAGCACATAGAGAGACTGAATTAAAAGGAATTTTTAAAACTTCTGAAGCTATAGCTTATATTATTAAAGATAGATATTTGGGATTTAATTATAGAGAAATGGCAAGAAATTTATCTAAACAATTACCAACATTAGACAAAGTATTTGTTATTGGAGATAGTGAAGAATTTATTTCTTTTGAAAATATAAAAAAAGAAAATACTAGTGAATTTAATGATAAGAATATTGGTTATAAAGAAGTTGGACTTCTTTTATTATCTGGAGGAACAACAGGGATACCCAAACTTATTCCAAGGAGGCACACAGATTACTTATATGTTGCTGAAAAGGCAGCTAAAAAATGTAAATTGACATCTTCCTCAGTATATTTAGCAGCTTTGCCTATGGCACATAATTTTCCTTTAGGTTGCCCAGGGGTACTTGGAACATTAAGTGTAGGTGGGAAAGTTGTAATATGTAGAAATACTAGTCCCGACGAAATTATTCCATTAATAGAAAAAGAACAGGTTACTATTACTGGATTAGTACCTGCAATGGCTAGTATGTGTATGGAGTTTCTTGAATATGATGATGCTTATGATTTATCAACTTTAAAGGTTTTACAAATTGGTGGTTCAGTATTAGATCCTTCAATAGCAGAAAAAATACAAAAAACATTTGGATGCAAATTACAGCAAATTTTTGGTATAGCGGAAGGATTAATATGTTGCACAGATTTAGAGGATAGTGATGAAACAATATATCATAATCAAGGAAAGCCTATTTCAGAATATGATGAAGTATTGATTGTAGATGAGAATGAAAAAGAGGTAAATGAAGAAGAATTTGGAGAGTTAATTGTAAAAGGACCATACACTATATATGGTTACTATAATTTACCTGAAGTAAACAAAATATGTATAAGTGAAAAGGGATACTTTAAAACTGGTGATAAAGCAAGAAAAATGAAGGATGGAAATTATCAAATTGTTGGCAGATTAAAAGAATTAATTAATCGAGCTGGAGAAAAAATAATGCCATCAGAAATAGAAGAACTTTTATTAAAGCATAAAGATATAAAAGAAGTTCAGGTAGTAGGTGTAAAAGACATAAAGCTTGGTGAGAGAATATGTGTATTTATTTTAGAAGACGAAAAAAAGCTGTCTCTAAAGGACATAAGAACTTTTTTATCTGATTTGGGAACAGCTACATATAAATTAGCTGATCAACTATTATATATAAAAAATTGGCCCTTAACCAGTGTTGGGAAAATAGATAAAAATAAACTTAAAATTATTGGTATGAATGAAAATAAAAATTAA
- a CDS encoding 4'-phosphopantetheinyl transferase family protein, translated as MVKKIGNFNFIYVKDFYEISSIKIFHKLIKKENVIIIINSNETKNKFPIYKYLTYDETKKSKKYIRKEDRYNFHISHSIVNFLFMQWIGCEVEELPLKKGIFFKPYIDNDYQYKYNITHSKHCIAIIFSNLEVGIDVEYINRDIEHEVIIKGCFHKKEKERQLLNKIEFYRTWVAKEAYIKSIGKGLYKAIDTIYVEKELENYIQMYDEEEKVRQCVYIFEPFKNYIGGICINE; from the coding sequence ATGGTAAAAAAAATTGGAAATTTTAATTTTATTTATGTAAAGGATTTTTACGAAATATCTTCTATAAAAATATTTCATAAATTAATAAAAAAAGAAAATGTAATAATAATTATAAACTCAAATGAAACTAAAAATAAATTTCCAATTTATAAATATTTAACATATGATGAAACAAAAAAAAGTAAAAAATATATAAGAAAAGAAGATAGATATAATTTTCATATATCACATAGCATAGTTAATTTTTTATTTATGCAATGGATAGGTTGTGAGGTAGAGGAACTTCCTTTGAAAAAAGGGATTTTTTTTAAACCTTATATTGATAATGATTATCAATATAAATATAATATTACTCATTCTAAACATTGTATCGCTATTATTTTTTCAAATTTGGAAGTTGGAATTGATGTTGAATATATAAATAGAGACATTGAGCATGAAGTTATTATTAAAGGTTGTTTTCATAAAAAAGAAAAAGAAAGACAACTTTTAAATAAAATAGAGTTTTACAGAACATGGGTAGCTAAGGAAGCTTATATAAAAAGCATAGGTAAGGGGTTATATAAAGCTATAGATACTATATATGTAGAAAAGGAGTTAGAAAATTATATACAAATGTATGATGAAGAAGAAAAAGTAAGACAATGTGTATATATATTTGAGCCTTTTAAAAATTATATTGGTGGAATATGTATTAATGAATAA